In Granulicella mallensis MP5ACTX8, the sequence TTCGCGATGCTGAAGGGGACATTCTTAATACGGGGACGGGAGGAGGGAAGCCGTCGCGCGATCTCTCCATCAACTTTGTTCCAGTACCCTGGCCGGACTATCCGCCTGCGAAGATTCTCAGCAGGCCGAACGACCGGCAGTTGTGGCGCGTCCTCAACGCCTCGTCGCTTACGTTCCTGGATCTGCAGATCGTCGTGGCCGGCAAACCACAGTCGATTGGGGTAGTGTCGCTCGATGGAGTGCCCATCGACGAGAACGGGCTTACGCCGGACCGCGTTTTTTGGACGGACCATATCTTTCTGCCTCCCGCTGCACGAGCGGAGTTCATCGTTAAGGGGATGCCCGCAGGCACACAAGCGCAGTTCATTACGCGCAGCGTGGATACGGGGCCTGCCGGTGAGAACGATCCCGTGCGCCCTCTTGCAGATGTCGTCGTTACAGACCAGGCGCCGGATTTGCTCGCGCTGCCGTCCTCAGCGGATCCGAGGTCTCGCCCGAGTCAGATATGGATCGGCAACGTCCAACCCGCACGGACGCGCAAGCTCTACTTCTCTGAGCAGCCGTCCGACCCGAACCGGCCGGACAGCCCAACGGTCTTCATGCTCACCGTGGAAGGCAAGCCGGCTGCTCCGTTCAATCCGCACCAGACCGAGCCTGATATCGTCGCGCGGCAGGGAGACGTCGAGGACTGGGTCATCGAAAATCGTTCTACGGAAGCGCATGCCTTCCACATTCACCAGGTCCACTTCATGCTCACGCAATGGAACGGCGTTGCCGTTGATGAACCTTTTCTGCGAGACACCATCAACGTTCCGTACTGGCGAGGCCCCGGCACACCGTACCCGAGCATCACCCTACGCATGGACTTTCGAGATCCGAATGTAGTGGGAACCTTCATGTATCACTGTCATCTCCTTGAACATGAAGATGGAGGGATGATGGGGGTGTTGCGCGTTTTGCCTCGAATGGATGACAGAACAAATTGAGTTGATACCGAAGCGTTTAGTTTTCCGTAGGCTGTTCCACGTGATCGATCACCAACGTATCTACCGGCCCCTTTCCGGGTTGCAGCTTCAGTCCAAGCTGCTCCTGGATCGCCGTAAAGAGGTTCGGTGGAGCATCAGCCGCACCATTGTCGGCTGCACCGTTCGCGACGTTATCAGCGGTCCATTGCAGTCGAAAGTCGTATCGGCCCGTGAGGCCCGTCTTGTCGATCACCGTGCGATCCAGTGGAAAGGACAGGTTTCCCACCAGATCCGATAGCGTCACTCCTGTGGCAGCCATATCCGTATTGTGCACATTCATATTGCCGGAGCCTGCCGCATCCGGCGCAACTGCACTCACCTTAAGCTTCGGGCCGTTTTTTGCGACGACCAGTTCATACACAGGAAGCGTCTTGGGCTCAGTATGTGTTTTTAGATGAAAGCGGTCTACAAGAATGGCGGCGAGCATTGCCTGCCGCTGTTCGCGCGAAAGACTGCTCAAGGCCTTCATATCCGGATCTGTCACCTTGGCGTAGACGTCGAACCGCAACGAATCGGCCCATCCGGGCAGACCGGAGATCAGGCCTTCGCGAATTCCGTAGGCATTCACGAGTAGATGTTTGAGTGGCACATTTGTTGCTCGAAACCAGGCGTCGTCGCTATCCACGTGTGTGCCTCGTGAAAGGCCATGGTTCAGCTTGATCACAACGGCGTCATAGACCGGTAATGGAGGTGCGGGTTGCTGGGCGACACCGTTCCGGCAGCAACCCAGAGACGCTACGAAGATGAGCGAAAGCAAAAACTTCGACATGCCAACCTTACGCTGCGGAGAATCAGAAAGTTCCCGCTAGCTGGGGCCAGCTCTCAGTTAGTCCCCATAAGTCGTCTTATGGGCAGCTACTTCGGCCGACCAAGCACTCATGCAGTGTGCTTGGCCATCACCTTAGCAAGTTTATATCTCTATGCGATCCATCTTCAGTAATGACAGCAACAAGATTTTGCCTCAAATCGGATATGTGAAAGCCTGGCGGCGTTCCATGTCCGAATTTGCTGTATTCCTGTCATGGCGCATGCCCCACAAAGACATTACAGTTGACGTCGAAGGAGCAACAACGATGTCAAACTTATCCTCTGCTCTTACCCTTCCCGATTCCTTGCTTGCGAAAGAAGCCACTGATCTCCTGCGTGGGCATTCTACGGATCTGCTCTTTAATCACTCGATGCGTGTCTACTTGTTTGCGGCTGAGCTGGGCCGTCAACGAAAGCTTCGCTTCGATCCTGAACTTCTCTACGTCGCGGCCGCGTTTCACGATTTGGGTCTCATTAAAAAATTCTCTAGCCCAGACGAACGCTTCGAAGTTGATGGTGCAAACGCTGCCCGTCAGTTCCTCACAGCGCATGGGGTCCCTGAAGAGCAGATAGAAATTGCATGGGCAGCCATTGCTCTGCACACCACTCCCGGCGTCACTCAGTACATGCGCCCCGAAGTCGCTCTACTCTATTCGGGAGTCGGTCTCGATGTGCTTGGAAGAGGCTTCGATCAGTTTTCTTCGGAGTTGCGTGAGAAAATCGTGGCCGAGTATCCTCGAAAGCACTTCAAGGCAGGCTTCATCCAGGAGTATTTTGCCGGCTTTGCGCACAAGCCCGGCACGACCTACGGCACCGTGAACGCCAGCATCTGCGAGCGTCTCATCCCAGGTTATACAACTCCTAATGCCTGCGACGTGATAGCTGCATCTCCCTTTCCCGATTCCGACTACTAATACAGCAAGTTCCACGGAGTGAAGCCATGGCAGAGATGAAAACAATGGAGTTTACAGACGAACTGAACCTGCAGTTGGTGAGACGTCCGGTCCCCGAACCGCAAGCGGGCGAAGTCTTGATTCAGGTCTCCGCCGTTGGCGTGACCCCTACAGAGAAGCTTTGGTATCCCACCAGCCACTATGCGGACGGTACAGCCCGATCCAAGGCGATTCCCGGACATGAATTCTCAGGCATAGTCGTGGGGTTAGGTACGGGAGTAACTAGCTACAGACGGGGTGATGCCGTTTTCGGCTTGAACGACTGGTTCGCAGAGGGGGCTACAGCTGAGTTCTGCATAACAAGGCCATCGAATCTTTCTCTGAAGCCATCTTCTCTCTCCCACGTCGAAGCAGCCTCAGCCCCGATTGGCTCGTTGACGGCATGGCAGGGACTGCATGTCCGAGCAAAATTACGGAAAGGCGAACGAGTCCTTATACACGGAGGGGCGGGGGCGGTGGGGCTTTTCGCCGTTCAACTTGCAAAATCGCAAGGAGCGTATGTGATCGCCACGTCGTCCAAGGCGAACATCGATTTTGTAAGGCAGCTTGGAGCCAATGAGGTCATCGATTATCGAGAGCGCCGTTTTGAGGAGGCAGGTCTAGTCGATGTAATCTTCGATACCGTAGGAGGAGAAACCCTGGACAGATCCTGGGATCTTCTCAAGCCTGGTGGCAGGTTGGTCACGATTGCTGCGGATGCAGAATCGAGTACCGATCCCCGAGTAAAGAGTGCTTTTTTCATCGTCGAACAGGATGGAGAACAATTAGCCGCACTAGGCAAGCTTTTCGATTCCGGAGAGTTGAAAGCTTTTGTCAAAGCTGAGCTTCCAATGGAAGACGCAGACCATGCTTATAGTGGCTTGATTGCTGGCAATCCCGGCAAACTAATCATCCGTACGAAAGACTGATCCTCTGTTATCCGATGCAACGCAGCCGGAACGGAGCGAGTCAGTATTGAGAAGTCGCCTTATCGGAGTAATCGCTTCCGCCCCGGTATTCCTGCCGCAGCGCGAGTTTCTCAGACTGACGCAGGCGCCGGCCGAAACGATATCCGCTCGAAGGTCTGGCATCAGCAAGGGGGTCTGTGTATTCTTGTGCGTGTGTCGAACCCAAACGAAAACCTGCTCTCGCTGAATGCCTCTGAGGCCGCGCCCTCCCGTGTCGGCCGTCGTGAATTTATCAAAACCAGCGCTCTCGCAGCCGGTGCCTTTGCGTTTGGCGCGCCTGCAATTGTGCGCGGACAGCATCTCAACAGCAAGCTGAACATCGCCTGCATCGGCATCGGCGGAAAAGGCCGCAGCGATACCGATGCCTGCGCTGGCGAGAACATCGTCGCGCTGTGCGATGTGGATGCAGGTTCCGAGGCCTATCAGACGCAGACCAAGAAATATCCGAGCGCGAAGTTCTACAAGGACTTCCGTCAGATGCTCGATCAAATGGGCGATCAGATCGATGCGGTCACAGTCTCCACGGCGGATCACACGCACGCCATTGTGGCATCGGCGGCGATGAAGAGGAACAAAGCGGTCTTCTGCCAGAAGCCGCTGACGCAAACGATCTACGAGGCGCGCTACCTGCGGAACATGGCCCACGACCGAAAGCTCGTGACGCAGATGGGCAATCAGGGCAGTGCCTCGGACGGTCTCCGCCGCGCGGTGGAGACGATTCAGGACGATCTCATCGGACAGGTGCATGAAGTCCACGTCTGGACAAACCGTCCGATCTGGCCACAGGCCATGGAACGCCCCGCCGGAGAAGACCCCATCCCAGCCACCTTGGATTGGGACGCCTGGATTGGCCCGGCTCCCATGCGGCCCTATGTCGGTAGCCGGAACCCTAAGGACAGAAATGGAGTTTACACGCCATTTAACTGGCGCGGCTGGCAGGATTTCGGTACCGGGGCACTGGGCGATATGGCCTGCCACACGGTCAATATCCCCTTTCGCGCTCTCGATCTCGATTACCCCACAGAGATCGAAGCCATGCCTTTCGGCCGGATGAACAAGGAGTCCTATCCTGTCGGTTCCAAGATCCGATTCGCCTTTCCCAAACGCGAAGCCCGCATTTCTCTTGAGCATCCGCATCTCTTCCACCATTACAAGAAAATCGAGCACGACGCGATGACACTCTGGTGGTACGACGGCGGCCAGCCTGACTCCACAGCTCGTGGCGGCCACGACCTGAGCAACAAGCCGCCTGCGGAACTCACCGCCGATATCGTCGCCCTGCTAGGCAGGCTTCCCGACAGCGGCTGCCTGCTCATCGGCGAAGGAGGCATGGTCTTTTCGCCGGACGATTACGGGAGCAATTTCTTCGTAAAGCTCAAGGGCGAGAAAGAATTCGTCAACTATCTCAAGCATCCGGCCATGGCGCAATACCCGGAGCGCATCCCGCGCAATCGTCATGTCGGGGATTTTGGGCATGCCGAGAATGCCGCGGATCTCGGGCAGGCGCATGCGCTGGAATGGCTCGATGCCATCAAGGCGAACAAACCAGAGATGTGCTACTCGCGTTTTGATATCGGTGCGCGTCTTGTGGAGATCATGCTGCTGGGCTGCGTGTCCTTGCGCGTCGGCCAGAAGATCGAATGGGACGGACCGAAGATGGTTGCGAAAAACTGTCCTCAGGCTGCGCAGTTCATACAGCGGCAGGACCGCACCGGTTGGGCACTTTCCTGATGCAGTCATCCTCCACAACCGAATAGACTGCTGCTTGCGCCTGAACAGTGGACGAAGGGCGCTCCCGGTCACTTCGGGAGAATCAGAACCTTTCGACTGCCGGGAACCGGCGCAAGCTTCGGGGCAGACGGCAACGTTGTGGGATCGGTAACGGTTGCCAACGTGGCTGCGTCTGCAAAGTAGTTATACAGAGATAGACAGCATCGTCTGTCTCTGTACGTCAGCTCATATGCCAGACCAAAAAATGCCTCGGATGGAGCAGTGAACTGAATTTAGTGGCCAGCCAGCCTGGGCAGGTTCCAGTGCCGCCAGACGCTGACCATGCGGAGCAGGAAACATACGGAGATTCCACAGATGGCGACGGGCGTTCGAGGAAGCTTTAGCCGAAGGCCGATCACGACGACCGCGGCTCCGGCGAGGGCAGCCGTGGCATAGACGTCGGCTCGCAGGACGGTGGGTACCTGGGCAAGCAGGACATCGCGCACCGTACCTCCTCCAACGCCGGTGATGCCGCCCATAAGGATGGCGAGGAAAGGATGGATCTTATAATTCAGGGCCTTTTCCGCGCCTGCTACGGCGAATAGGGCCAATCCGGCGGCATCGAGCATGGTCAGGAAAGACGCTGGAATTTCGAGCACAAGCGAGTGCATAAAAAAGGCTACGATCGCTCCGAAAAAAGCGATAGCTCCGTAACGCCAGTCACGGATAGAGTTGGGCGGAATGGCCCCAATGAGCACATCGCGGATGATTCCGCCGCCCAGCGCCGTGACGAAGGCCAGCACTAAGGCGCCGAGCAGGTCGAGGTTGCCTCTAGCCGCCGCCACGCCGCCCTCGATGGCGAAGACCAACGTGCCAAGAAAATCGACCGCCAGAAGAAGTGTGTCCGATGTAGGCCTGAGCAAAGCGGGATAGGACAGAACGCGACGGATCGTGGTCATAACGGGTCTCGTTTGAAGATTAGCTCAATCGGCTTCTTCGTACTCAATATTCACGCTCAACCTGTCGTTCGCGAGAATGCTCGCGAATTCTGACGCGTTCGACCTGGGCAAGGATCGATAAGTCGGCATCACGTCATGGATCATTGCTGACGATAAGCACGTTTGAGGCATTAATCTTCCTTCCGAAGCTCAACCGTGTTCAATGAGTGCTACGCCTTGAAGGCGCCCTACATCCTCTTCAGAACTGCATACTTCCAGACCTCTATTCCCTCAGGCGCTCATCACTGTTGCTGAAGCCAAGACTCGAGCATGAGCCGACTGGATGGGGTCACATCACTGCCGGGAGTTTTACTGTATGAGACGAACCTAGGCTCTGAAACGGCTCTCATGGCGCGTGTCCGGGAACAGCGCACTCAAGAGGATCTGCGTTTTGGCAGGGAATTGCTTCTGTTAAAGAATCAGTTGCTATCAGAAGAGCCAACGTAAAAATGAAACGCCTGGCATGGAAGAGATTGAGTGGGTCATTCATATTGACATGCCTTTGTACCGCGAACTACAAGGCTCGTGGAATTTACAAAGACCATTCATAAGTACAGAAGGCTTAGGAGGCCCCATGTTTTCGAAACAAGGTTGGCTAGCATTCTTCGCAATCCCGTGGCTTTTCATCCTGCTGATCAGTGCGACGGTCAGTCATGCCCAAGTCACCTACACGACATCGTGGGTAGGCAACTCGTATTCGACGATCCCCACGTATGTAGGGAACGGCATGCGGTCCATGTGGGTGGCGCCGGAGGGCGTCGTCTATACCTCGTCCGATTGGGACGAGAGCCAGGGAAGTATCAACGTCTACCAGAACGGCCAAAAAACAACCACCTTCAGCGCTCATGGGGAAGCCCAGGGCGGAGCGGTCGGCGGAGATTCTACCCATCTCTTCGTCGCGTTGCAGTTCAATACCACCCTTGGCGGCAGTGGCTTTGTGGGTCGCTATAACCGGAGCACCGGGGTGCGGGATCTGACGTGGTCGGCGAGCTCGGACTTGACCGAGCGGCGCGCGGACGTCATCACAGGCATCGCCGACACCGGCACGCTGGTTTACGTCAGCGACCATCCCGACAACCTGGTGCGGTGTTACACCATCGCCGGGGTGTGGCAATCGGATTGGAACCTCACGGATCCCGGCGCGGTTGCCGTCGACGGAGCAGGGAACATATGGGTCGCCCAGATGAGCGAGGGGACGATCCAGGAGTTCTCTGCGTCAGGGACCAAGCTGAACACCATCAACATGGGGTCCAGTTCGCGGCCTTCGGCGCTGTACTATGACAGCGTCAATAACCAGTTGATGATCGGCGACCAGGGGCCGAACATGAACATCCAGATCTACGGAAATCTGGCGAGCACTCCGTCGCTGGCGAGCTCCTTCGGCGTGCAGGGCGGCTATCTGGACACGACTACCGGAAACAAGGGACAGACCGGGAGCAAACGCTTCACACGTGTCGTCGGTATTGGAAAGGACACTTCCGGAAACCTGTATGTCCTCAATAATCCCTGGGGTGGAACCTGGGATCTGGGACGAGATGGGAAGACCGATCTTCATGCGTACAACAGTGCCGGCGTGCTGCAGTACACGCTGCAAGCGCTGAACTTCGAAGGCAACGCCGCCTTTGACCCCGGCACAGACGGCGCCGACTTATATGGCGGTCAGGACGTCTTCACTGGTTCGGGCGGGGGTGGATACGTTGGCAACAGCGTCGACTCGCTCGACAATCCCACCGATCCGCGCGTGGACATCACCAGCAACAGTCGAGGGTTTGACTTTGGCATTATGACCAGCGTCAACGGCCATCGAATCCTCGCGGCCGCCGGCCAGAATTCGGATGGTTTCCTGTTTTCGTACTTTCCCACCAATCAGTACGCGTCGATACCCTTCGGCACTCTGCCTGGCCAGACCTCTCCGGCAGGCTACACCAACTACTTCAATACGCTGGCCCGGGTCCGCAACGGGTTTGCCCTCGATACAAACGGGGATATCTGGGTGGGGTTGGACAAGACCAACGCGATCACCCATTACCCACTGACCGGCTTCGATGCCAATGGCATGCCGCTCTACGGAACGCCGACGACCACGCCGACACCGTCGACCATCGCGCCTCTGGGCGGCATCGAGTACATACCGTCCACCGACACGATGATCCTGTTGCAAGCCAATGGCACCGATTGGACTTCTCTGGGCAGCAGGGTTGAGGTGTATCACGGTTGGAAGGCGGGCAACACGACCACCCCCAATCAGGTCATTACGCTGAAGAGCAGCCAGAGTCCCAAGGGGCACGCGGCGGCGGGCAACTATCTGTTCATCTCGTATGTCCATACTGTGCCCGATATCGACGCCTACAACCTTACGACCGGCACCGACGATCTGACGATGACCAGCGCCAATCCTAATGTGGCGGTGGGCAACGATGTGGATTCGATGTACGGCATTCGGGCTTACCAAAAGAACAATGGGCAGTATCTGATCAGCAAGGACAACTACAACAACAACTCGATCGTCATTCATACGATGTCTGTCGGTACTCCACCGCCTGACTTCAGCCTCTCGGACACGCCGGGTTCGCAGACGGTGACGCAGGGCAATAGCACCACGTACACGACGTCGATCAGTGCGCTGAACAGCTTCACCGGCACAACGACTTTGAGCGTGAGCGGATTGCCTTCTGGTGCGACGGCAAGCTTCAACCCCGCGACGGTCACC encodes:
- a CDS encoding TIGR03435 family protein → MSKFLLSLIFVASLGCCRNGVAQQPAPPLPVYDAVVIKLNHGLSRGTHVDSDDAWFRATNVPLKHLLVNAYGIREGLISGLPGWADSLRFDVYAKVTDPDMKALSSLSREQRQAMLAAILVDRFHLKTHTEPKTLPVYELVVAKNGPKLKVSAVAPDAAGSGNMNVHNTDMAATGVTLSDLVGNLSFPLDRTVIDKTGLTGRYDFRLQWTADNVANGAADNGAADAPPNLFTAIQEQLGLKLQPGKGPVDTLVIDHVEQPTEN
- a CDS encoding HD domain-containing protein, whose amino-acid sequence is MSNLSSALTLPDSLLAKEATDLLRGHSTDLLFNHSMRVYLFAAELGRQRKLRFDPELLYVAAAFHDLGLIKKFSSPDERFEVDGANAARQFLTAHGVPEEQIEIAWAAIALHTTPGVTQYMRPEVALLYSGVGLDVLGRGFDQFSSELREKIVAEYPRKHFKAGFIQEYFAGFAHKPGTTYGTVNASICERLIPGYTTPNACDVIAASPFPDSDY
- a CDS encoding Gfo/Idh/MocA family protein yields the protein MSNPNENLLSLNASEAAPSRVGRREFIKTSALAAGAFAFGAPAIVRGQHLNSKLNIACIGIGGKGRSDTDACAGENIVALCDVDAGSEAYQTQTKKYPSAKFYKDFRQMLDQMGDQIDAVTVSTADHTHAIVASAAMKRNKAVFCQKPLTQTIYEARYLRNMAHDRKLVTQMGNQGSASDGLRRAVETIQDDLIGQVHEVHVWTNRPIWPQAMERPAGEDPIPATLDWDAWIGPAPMRPYVGSRNPKDRNGVYTPFNWRGWQDFGTGALGDMACHTVNIPFRALDLDYPTEIEAMPFGRMNKESYPVGSKIRFAFPKREARISLEHPHLFHHYKKIEHDAMTLWWYDGGQPDSTARGGHDLSNKPPAELTADIVALLGRLPDSGCLLIGEGGMVFSPDDYGSNFFVKLKGEKEFVNYLKHPAMAQYPERIPRNRHVGDFGHAENAADLGQAHALEWLDAIKANKPEMCYSRFDIGARLVEIMLLGCVSLRVGQKIEWDGPKMVAKNCPQAAQFIQRQDRTGWALS
- a CDS encoding NADP-dependent oxidoreductase; translation: MAEMKTMEFTDELNLQLVRRPVPEPQAGEVLIQVSAVGVTPTEKLWYPTSHYADGTARSKAIPGHEFSGIVVGLGTGVTSYRRGDAVFGLNDWFAEGATAEFCITRPSNLSLKPSSLSHVEAASAPIGSLTAWQGLHVRAKLRKGERVLIHGGAGAVGLFAVQLAKSQGAYVIATSSKANIDFVRQLGANEVIDYRERRFEEAGLVDVIFDTVGGETLDRSWDLLKPGGRLVTIAADAESSTDPRVKSAFFIVEQDGEQLAALGKLFDSGELKAFVKAELPMEDADHAYSGLIAGNPGKLIIRTKD
- a CDS encoding multicopper oxidase family protein produces the protein MLATAACVTFSLEAQTALCRPPAPGSVVAEPEQVRSRNGLLEFDLNFKNMQDADGQEEYCYQSSNGGRSPTLRVQPGDKLVLHLKNSLKLEPGAVNPMPHSVGMPIESPCADAQMTASSTNLHFHGMNVPASCGQDDVMHTAISPKNSPFTYHLTIPVDQPPGLYWYHPHLHGLTNAQVSGGGSGAIVVEGIERANRLVAGMHERTLVIRDQYLIHPNSQQTGPGLTPPVFRDAEGDILNTGTGGGKPSRDLSINFVPVPWPDYPPAKILSRPNDRQLWRVLNASSLTFLDLQIVVAGKPQSIGVVSLDGVPIDENGLTPDRVFWTDHIFLPPAARAEFIVKGMPAGTQAQFITRSVDTGPAGENDPVRPLADVVVTDQAPDLLALPSSADPRSRPSQIWIGNVQPARTRKLYFSEQPSDPNRPDSPTVFMLTVEGKPAAPFNPHQTEPDIVARQGDVEDWVIENRSTEAHAFHIHQVHFMLTQWNGVAVDEPFLRDTINVPYWRGPGTPYPSITLRMDFRDPNVVGTFMYHCHLLEHEDGGMMGVLRVLPRMDDRTN
- a CDS encoding trimeric intracellular cation channel family protein produces the protein MTTIRRVLSYPALLRPTSDTLLLAVDFLGTLVFAIEGGVAAARGNLDLLGALVLAFVTALGGGIIRDVLIGAIPPNSIRDWRYGAIAFFGAIVAFFMHSLVLEIPASFLTMLDAAGLALFAVAGAEKALNYKIHPFLAILMGGITGVGGGTVRDVLLAQVPTVLRADVYATAALAGAAVVVIGLRLKLPRTPVAICGISVCFLLRMVSVWRHWNLPRLAGH